A window of the Cynocephalus volans isolate mCynVol1 chromosome 10, mCynVol1.pri, whole genome shotgun sequence genome harbors these coding sequences:
- the CDRT4 gene encoding LOW QUALITY PROTEIN: CMT1A duplicated region transcript 4 protein (The sequence of the model RefSeq protein was modified relative to this genomic sequence to represent the inferred CDS: substituted 1 base at 1 genomic stop codon), whose translation MYFPKDIWTFDVKKSAKAKENTDARKKTEEGLTENIGLPLKLLEKCNPWPAYVTYTSPVVKRLIEKSKTRELECMRALEESRQASRQNKLSSVIQLKRKKSSRSSGEAVFKDTLPESALSVWGSYSSLATGPAITPEPKHLHTDSRESPTANYNKIIFSRKPMMRKLPYRXLLASREKHSNV comes from the exons ATGTATTTTCCCAAAGATATTTGGACTTTTGATGTGAAGAAATCTGCAAAAGCAAAAGAGAACACTGATgcaagaaagaagacagaagaag GACTCACAGAAAACATTGGACTTCCCCTGAAACTGCTTGAAAAATGTAACCCTTGGCCAGCCTATGTCACATACACCTCCCCAGTGGTGAAAAGACTCATTGAGAAAAGCAAAACGAGAGAACTGGAATGCATGCGTGCTCTCGAGGAAAGCCGACAAGCATCGAGGCAGAACAAGCTGTCCAGCGTCATTCAGCTGAAGAGAAAAAAGTCGTCCAGGTCCTCAGGTGAAGCTGTGTTCAAGGACACGCTGCCCGAGAGCGCATTATCGGTGTGGGGCAGTTACTCCTCATTGGCCACGGGGCCTGCCATTACCCCAGAACCCAAGCACTTACACACGGATTCCAGAGAAAGTCCCACTGCAAACTACAACAAGATCATCTTCTCCCGAAAACCCATGATGAGGAAGCTTCCATACCGCTAGCTGTTGGCCAGCAGGGAGAAACATTCAAATGTCTAG